The Thalassomonas actiniarum genome contains the following window.
TATTTTAGGTTACCGCCATTATGCCGATGATGTGGTAGAAAAATTTGTCGAACGTGCCCATGTCAACGGTATTGATGTTTTCCGTATCTTCGATGCCATGAATGATGTCCGCAATTTGCAGACGGCGGTGAAAGCCGCGGTAAAAGTCGGCGCACATGCCCAGGGGACCTTAAGTTATACCGAAAGCCCGGTGCATACCCTGGAAGGCTGGCTGACTATGGCCAAGCAACTTGAAGACATGGGGGCGCATTCCTTATGTATTAAAGACATGGCCGGGTTATTAAAACCTTATGACGGTGCCGAGCTGATCAGCCGGTTAAAAGAAACCGTGTCTTTGCCTATTGCCCTGCATTGCCATGCCACCACAGGTTTAAGTATTGCCACCCATATGAAGGCGATAGATGCCGATATCGATGTTATTGATACCTCGATTTCTTCCATGAGCATGACCTACGGCCACTCGCCCACGGAAACCCTGGTTTCTATCGTGGAAGGCACAGAGCGCGATACCGGCCTGGACATGGTGAAGCTGGCGGAAGTGGCCGCATATTTCAGGGAAGTGCGGGAAAAATATGCCCAGTTTGAAGGCAGCCTGAAAGGTGTCGATGCCAGGATCTTACTGGCCCAGGTGCCCGGCGGCATGTTGACCAATATGGAAAGCCAGCTGAAAGAGCAGGGGGCAGCGGATCGCCTCGATGAAGTATTAACTGAAATTCCCAAAGTGCGTAAAGACTTGGGTTATATTCCTTTAGTGACGCCAACCTCGCAAATTGTCGGCACCCAGGCGGTGCTTAATGTACTGACCGGCGAGCGTTATAAGTCGATCACCAAGGAAACTTCCGGGGTGTTAAAAGGCGAATACGGTGCGACTGCAGATAAGGTCAATGCCGAACTCCAGGCCCGGGTGTTAAATGGCGAGCAGGCGATCACTTGCCGCCCCGCCGACTTGCTGTCGCCGGAAATGGATAAGCTGACGGTAGAGCTGGAACAGCTGGCGCAGGAAAAAGGCATCTCCCTGGCACCTGAGGCGGTTGATGACGTGTTAACCTATGCGCTGTTTCCGCAAATCGGACTGAAATTCCTGGAAAATCGCGATAATGCCGATGCTTTTGAGCCTAAACCTAGCACTATCACCGCCCAGGACAAAGAAGCGGCCCAAGCCGCTCCAACAGCCCCGGCAACGGCGGCTGCAGAAAGTTATGCGGTCAGTGTTGACGGTAAAGTTTATGATGTTGTGGTAGGGCCGGGCGGCGCGATCAAGGATATCAGCTATGCCGCGGTCGGGGATGAGGCCATTAAGCAGTCCGCTTCGGTCAGCGCCGAAGAAACCTTGAATGCACCGCTGGCGGGCAATATCTTCAAGGTGTTGGTGAAACCGGGGGACAGGGTTGCCGCCAATGATGTGGTGATCATTATGGAAGCGATGAAAATGGAAACCGAGGTTCGTGCGGTGACCGACGGTGAAATTACCACCCTGCATGCCAAAGAAGGTGATTCGGTTGCCGTTGGTGAAGCCTTACTCAGCCTGGTATAGGAAAAGCCGATGGACTCGTTAAATACTTTATGGTTATCCACCGGTCTGGCCAATTTTGAGCTGGGCCAGGTGATTATGATGCTGGTGGGCTGTGGTTTATTGTTCCTGGCAATCGTGAAAAACTTTGAGCCTTTGTTGCTGGTGCCTATGGGCTTTGGTGCGATTCTGACCAATATCCCGGTGGCGGGCTTTTCCGAAGTCGGCGGCTTGCTGCATTATATCTATTATGCCGGTATCGATACCGGTATCTTCCCGCTGCTGATTTTTATGGGGGTGGGGGCGATGACCGACTTTGGCGCCCTGATCGCCAACCCAAAAACCTTGTTTTTGGGGGCGGCGGCCCAGTTCGGTATCTTCGCGACCTTATTCGGCGCGATAGCGTTAAATGCCATTCCCGGGTTTGAATTTAGCTTAAAAGATGCGTCCGCCATCGCCATTATCGGCGGCGCCGACGGCCCGACGGCCATCTTCCTGGCCTCTAAGCTGGCGCCGGATTTATTGGGGGCGATTGCCGTTGCCGCCTATTCTTATATGGCGCTGGTGCCTATTATCCAGCCGCCGATCATGCGCGCCCTGACCACAGAGCAGGAACGTAAGATAGAAATGTCTCAGCTGCGTCATGTGAGTAAAGTCGAAAAAGTGATTTTCCCGCTGGCGGTGTTGCTGATGACTATCTTCTTTTTACCGGCAGCAACACCTTTAGTGGGCATGTTCTGTTTGGGCAACCTGATGCGCGAATGTGGCGTGGTGGACAGGTTAAGCGCCACGGCGCAGAATGAGCTGATTAATATTGTCACGATTTTCTTAGGGTTAGGGGTTGGCTCTAAGCTGAGCGCCGATAAGTTCCTCAATGTTGAAACCCTGGGTATCCTGGGCTTAGGGGCGGTTGCCTTTTCTATCGGGACCGCTTCCGGGGTGTTGATGGCCAAGGTTATGAATAAATTGTCCAAAGAGCAGGTTAACCCGTTAATCGGGGCGGCCGGGGTATCTGCGGTGCCTATGGCGGCGCGGGTGGCCAATAAGGTCGGTTTGGAAGCCAATCCCCATAACTTCCTGCTGATGCATGCCATGGGACCGAATGTGGCCGGTGTACTTGGCTCTGCGGTGGCGGCGGGTATTTTACTGGCCCTGGTTGGCGGTTAATATCCGGTTAGGCAAGTGATGGCTTGACCATATCATCTGCTTGGCCATAGTTTAAAGGCGGATATACAGTTCTGTATATCCGCCTTTTTATTTAAGAGCCGCCGGGCATTCACACGCAGGTTACCGGTGTTTATCCTGTTAGGGATGCAGTTTATATTGCTGCCATTTGTCTTCGGCTTTTTCGAAACAAATCCTGTCGTGCATGCGGCTGGCACGTCCCTGCCAGAATTCAATATATTTAGGTTTTACCCGCCAGCCGCCCCAAAACTCCGGATGGGGGACTTCCTGGCCGGCAAATTTGTCGTTGAAAAACTTAAACCGGGATGCCAGTTCGTTTTCTTCGCTGATCTTTTTGCTTTGCTT
Protein-coding sequences here:
- the oadA gene encoding sodium-extruding oxaloacetate decarboxylase subunit alpha, which codes for MTKPLGITEVVLRDGHQSLLATRLRLEDMLPIASKLDDIGYWSIESWGGATFDSCIRYLGEDPWERIRALKKAMPKTKQQMLFRGQNILGYRHYADDVVEKFVERAHVNGIDVFRIFDAMNDVRNLQTAVKAAVKVGAHAQGTLSYTESPVHTLEGWLTMAKQLEDMGAHSLCIKDMAGLLKPYDGAELISRLKETVSLPIALHCHATTGLSIATHMKAIDADIDVIDTSISSMSMTYGHSPTETLVSIVEGTERDTGLDMVKLAEVAAYFREVREKYAQFEGSLKGVDARILLAQVPGGMLTNMESQLKEQGAADRLDEVLTEIPKVRKDLGYIPLVTPTSQIVGTQAVLNVLTGERYKSITKETSGVLKGEYGATADKVNAELQARVLNGEQAITCRPADLLSPEMDKLTVELEQLAQEKGISLAPEAVDDVLTYALFPQIGLKFLENRDNADAFEPKPSTITAQDKEAAQAAPTAPATAAAESYAVSVDGKVYDVVVGPGGAIKDISYAAVGDEAIKQSASVSAEETLNAPLAGNIFKVLVKPGDRVAANDVVIIMEAMKMETEVRAVTDGEITTLHAKEGDSVAVGEALLSLV
- a CDS encoding sodium ion-translocating decarboxylase subunit beta, with amino-acid sequence MDSLNTLWLSTGLANFELGQVIMMLVGCGLLFLAIVKNFEPLLLVPMGFGAILTNIPVAGFSEVGGLLHYIYYAGIDTGIFPLLIFMGVGAMTDFGALIANPKTLFLGAAAQFGIFATLFGAIALNAIPGFEFSLKDASAIAIIGGADGPTAIFLASKLAPDLLGAIAVAAYSYMALVPIIQPPIMRALTTEQERKIEMSQLRHVSKVEKVIFPLAVLLMTIFFLPAATPLVGMFCLGNLMRECGVVDRLSATAQNELINIVTIFLGLGVGSKLSADKFLNVETLGILGLGAVAFSIGTASGVLMAKVMNKLSKEQVNPLIGAAGVSAVPMAARVANKVGLEANPHNFLLMHAMGPNVAGVLGSAVAAGILLALVGG